The DNA window CTCAGGCGAGGGCTCTTATTCAGGACTGAGTGCGAGAGTAGCGCAGTTCGTCGGCAACTTCATGTCGCCGGCCATTCGACGAGATCCGCACTCAGTGTAGAGGGGAATAATAACGACAAATCCGTCGTACGGCGAACCTCGCGAGGAACAACGCGCCCAATGCACGATTGCAGTGATCGCGTTTCACGTCTTGGTAGCCAAAACTACAACGGCTGCAACATTGAGGGGCTGGCGGCGGGAGTCGCCGGGCCTTGCGCGCTCGGCAACATCGGAGTGCGAGGCGATTGGCCGGACCCCTCCTTGGATTCTTCCGCCAAATCGGTGAGCTTTACATCGGCAAAGCTATTGCGGAGCCGGTGGCTCAGCGTATCCAATGACCGCTCCAACTCAGAATCTTTGCCAGCGCCGTCGGGAAGCCTGAGTACAAATGGCCCGTCAATGGCTTCGATAATCTCCAAGAGTGTAATGTCGGCTGGGTCGCGTGCCAGACAATAGCCGCCGTACACTCCGCGAACCGAGGTAAGCAAACCGTGGGTCACGAGTGTTCGCAGGATTTGCAGCAGGAAGCGCTCCGGCATGTCACCGCCTTCCGCCAACTGCTTGCAGCAAACTGGCGACTCTTGGGTTTGGCTCGCTAATGCGGCCATGGCCTTAAGCGCATAAGCTACGGTGCGAGAGAGTTTCATCGGCGCACCCAGGTTCTTACTAAGTTCGCTTCTCCCCAGACGGCCCGCCACAATGCGGACTCGATTTGTCTATGTGCGCTATTCTACCCGTGCATAACGTGTGCCGTTACCCAAAAGAGGGGGTAATTCGACAGATTATCGCAAGCTATTGGTGTGATGAGCTTTGCGACTCCAATACCGATTGCGAACGAATGTCCGCATGACAGAATGGTCCATTGAATTGGTCGCAGAACGCCCAAATTCCACGTTCGATGGGTTAGTTTGGGCCAGCCGGGGAAGCCGCCGGCGTTGCAACGCGGTTCTCACCAACCAAAAAGGTGTGCAGTAATAGTACGCCCACGCCAATCACCAAGAGGCTATCGGCAATATTGAAGACGGGAAAATCAAACCAGCCTTCGATCTCAAAATGAATCCAGTCGCGCACGGCATGGATCCGCTCGCCCGCGCGGGAGGTGTACTCCGGCCAGCGGAGCCCTGGCATGCCAATACGGTCCCAGAAATTGCCGAAAATGCCCGCTGTGATCATTCCCAGCGCGATCGTAAGCCACAAGTCGGCTGCCGCGCCAGACCAAAACAACCAAACTAAGATGCCAAGCGCAGCCACTAGCGCCAGCGCGATGAAAATGGGCTGAAATCCCTGTCCCATTCCAAATAGCGCGCCTTCGTTGAGGTTGGTTTCCAGAACCAACACATTACCGAGAATTCGAATCCGTTCCCCGGTAGCGCCTGGCATGCCAAGTCTGGCGAAGACCCAGTGCTTGGTGGCCAAGTCAATGACGAATCCGCCCACCGCGAGCATTGCGAAAATTACATAACGATTGCGCGGAAAGGGGATTCGGTCCATCGAATTAGCCGCGTTCTAGCTGCTCGGCGCACTTCACGCAGGTGGTGGCATACGGAATGGCATTTAATCGCGCCTTGGGAATCTTTACCCCACATTCCTCGCAGGAGCCATAGGAACCGTCTTCAATCCGTTCCAATGCCGATTCAATGGAGCCTAACGTCGACTCCTCTGTCTGCATCAACGACAACGTGAACTCCTGATCGAAGTTCTCTGTGCCAATGTCGGCCATATGAATGGGCATACTCGAGATGTTCCCTGCCTCATTCCCGTTCTTCTTGAGCGCTGCATCGGCAAGCTGGTTCACGTCACCTCGCAGACGTGCGCGCAGGGCTACAAGTCGATCCCGGTACACCTTCATCTCAGGCTTCTTCATCTGCTATCTCCGGCAACCGGCGCCTAGAACGAGAGCACTCGCTCTCGATAGACTCTCGATTCTATTTGCTTAAATTTGGGGTGTCAAACTGGCCAATTTCAGACGCGAAAGAGCGCCTTATTTCGGACAGCGTCGATTGGGCAACGATCGTGCCACGGGGCGTGATCGTTCTGCTTTTTCAAATTCCAACCTGTGCGGTCGTGCGGTGTCCGTCGCAGCTGGTTGCCTTGCTAGCCGGCATGCGGCTGGCGTAGACTGGCCACCAGCCGCACACCCTGTCATTCGGCCGTAAAGGAGCGACGCCATTAGCGTTGCGATGAAAACCGACGTCGCCTTTCAGCGCTGCATTTCGCCCAACTGCGGCGCGACCTATTCGGTCGACGAAGTCCGTGTGGATTGCGGTGTCTGCGGCAATTTGCTCGACGTAGCCTACGACTGGGGGCGGTTATCGCCTCCCAAAACGCTGGCTCATTTTGAAAAAAAATGGAGCTGTCGCTGGGACCCCTTGGCCTTTAGTGGCGTCTGGCGGTTCCACGAGCTGCTCCCTTTCGCCAAGCCCGAGCAGGTGGTCACCATTGGCGAGGGGCAAACTCTATTGCAGCTTTCCAATCACGTGGGCCGTTTTGTAGGCGCTGCGGACGATGCCTTTTATCTGCAATACGAAGGGATGAATCCTTCCGGCAGCTTCAAAGACAATGGCATGTCTGCCGCCTTCACCCATGCGCGCTCGATTGGCGCCAAACGCGCGGCCTGCGCGTCGACTGGCAACACCAGCGCTTCGCTTGCCTTGTACTGTTCCGTGACGCACCTGCTCAAGGCCGTGGTGTTCATCGGCTCGGGCAAGATCTCATACGGCAAGCTGTCGCAGGCGCTCGACTACGGCGCCTTGACCGTGCAGATTGCCGGCGACTTCGACGATGCCATGCAGCGCGTACAACAGGTGTCGCGCGAGTTGGGCATTTACCTGGTCAACAGTGTGAACCCTTTTCGCCTGGAAGGCCAAAAAACGATCATGTATCGGGTGCTCGAGGCCTTGCGCTGGCAGCCGCCCGATTGGATCGTGGTTCCTGGCGGCAACCTCGGCAACTCCAGCGCGTTCGGCAAAGCGTTTGCCGAACTGTACGAACTGGGCCTGATCG is part of the Pirellulales bacterium genome and encodes:
- a CDS encoding Rrf2 family transcriptional regulator produces the protein MKLSRTVAYALKAMAALASQTQESPVCCKQLAEGGDMPERFLLQILRTLVTHGLLTSVRGVYGGYCLARDPADITLLEIIEAIDGPFVLRLPDGAGKDSELERSLDTLSHRLRNSFADVKLTDLAEESKEGSGQSPRTPMLPSAQGPATPAASPSMLQPL
- a CDS encoding signal peptidase II, which translates into the protein MDRIPFPRNRYVIFAMLAVGGFVIDLATKHWVFARLGMPGATGERIRILGNVLVLETNLNEGALFGMGQGFQPIFIALALVAALGILVWLFWSGAAADLWLTIALGMITAGIFGNFWDRIGMPGLRWPEYTSRAGERIHAVRDWIHFEIEGWFDFPVFNIADSLLVIGVGVLLLHTFLVGENRVATPAASPAGPN
- a CDS encoding TraR/DksA family transcriptional regulator, with product MKKPEMKVYRDRLVALRARLRGDVNQLADAALKKNGNEAGNISSMPIHMADIGTENFDQEFTLSLMQTEESTLGSIESALERIEDGSYGSCEECGVKIPKARLNAIPYATTCVKCAEQLERG
- the thrC gene encoding threonine synthase — translated: MKTDVAFQRCISPNCGATYSVDEVRVDCGVCGNLLDVAYDWGRLSPPKTLAHFEKKWSCRWDPLAFSGVWRFHELLPFAKPEQVVTIGEGQTLLQLSNHVGRFVGAADDAFYLQYEGMNPSGSFKDNGMSAAFTHARSIGAKRAACASTGNTSASLALYCSVTHLLKAVVFIGSGKISYGKLSQALDYGALTVQIAGDFDDAMQRVQQVSRELGIYLVNSVNPFRLEGQKTIMYRVLEALRWQPPDWIVVPGGNLGNSSAFGKAFAELYELGLIDRIPRLAVINAAGANTLYELYERRGVRWNNGALDPAIGEYYSQLDADSRRASTIASAIEINRPVNLNKCLRALERCDGVVREVSDQEILDAKAQVGAGGIGCEPASAASVAGAKLLRTEGVIGPNDRVVCILTGHQLKDPTATMAYHTTDQDQFNDVLGKRGVKRATYANRAVAVSNNLDEIIKAIRLYS